A window of Candidatus Binataceae bacterium genomic DNA:
GGCTCCAACGGCGACCTTATCGGTCGTTACCGCAAGATGCACATCCCCGACGACCCGCGTTACTACGAAAAATTCTACTTCACGCCAGGCGATCTCGATTTCGTCGCGCACCCGACCGCATATGGGACGATGGGCGTGCTCGTATGCTGGGATCAGTGGTTCCCCGAAGCCGCCAGGCTCACGGCAATGGCGGGCGCACAGGTGCTTTTTTACCCGACCGCGATTGGATGGTGGCACGGCGAGACGCCGGACGATCGGGTCAAGATGCTCGAGGCGTGGAAGACGATTCAGCGTTCGCATGCGATTGCCAACGGCGTCTATGTCGCGGCGGTGAATCGCACCGGCGTCGAGGACGATCTGGAGTTTTGGGGATCGTCATTCGTAGTCGATCCCTTCGGGGAGGTCGTGGCAAGCGCGGGGACCAGCCGCGAGGAAACTCTGGTGGTCGAATGCGATCTCGGGAAAATCGAACGCACGCGCCGGAACTGGCCGTTCTTAAGAGATCGGCGCATCGATGCGTACGGTGATCTCACCCGCCGCTTCCGCTCCTGAAAGTGCCGCCAATTCCCGACGACCATCGCAAGCGCTTGGCCGGCTATCGAATGCCGGCGGAGTGGGAACCGCATCTAGCCACCTACATCGTGTGGCCGCATAACCTCGACACCTGGCCGGGAAACTTCGACCCCATTCCGGGGGTGTTCGCGAAGATGGCCGCGGCGATCGCAGCCTGCGAACCACTGCGCGTACTGATCAAACACCCCGACGCTATCGAAACCGTTCGCGCGATGATCCGCGAGGCTGCCCGCGACGAGACAGTGATGGCGGGCATCGATCTGTTTCACCTGGACACCAACGATTCCTGGATCCGCGATCACGGTCCCATTTTCGTGAACCGAACTGAGCTCCGTGGACCCGGCCCCGGGCAAATCGCTTTGGACTGGAACTTCAATTCCTGGGGCGAAAAGTATGGCGCCTTCGATCTAGATGATGTGGTGCCGCGCCAACTGGGCGGTCGCTACCATTTTGAGACCATCGAACCCGGCATTGTCCTGGAGGGCGGTTCAATCGACCTCAATGGCATGGGCACCCTGATGACTACCGAGTCGTGCCTCCTAAACCGCAACCGCAATCCGCATCTCAGCCGCGAGCAGATCGAGGACTACCTGAAGAGTTACCTTGGAGCGACCAATATCTTGTGGCTCGGCGACGGAATTGCGGGCGACGACACCGATGGTCATATAGATGATCTGGCGCGCTTTGTTGCGCCCGATACGGTGGTCACCGTGGTCGAGGAAGATCCCGCGGACGTGAACTACCGGGTGCTCCAGGACAACCTCAATCGGCTGCGTACCATGCGCGACGAGCGAGGCGCGGCGCTGAAGATCGAAACTCTACCGATGCCACCGGCGCTGGTGTACGAAGGCACCCGCCTGCCCGCGTCTTACGCCAACTTCTATATTGCGAATGGCGCAGTTGTGATGCCGACCTTCGACTGTCCTGCGGATGCGGTTGCGACCGCGACCCTCTCGCGTCTGTTTGCCGGCCGCCGCGTGGTTGGCATTCCGGCGACCGAACTGGTTTGGGGGTTGGGTGCAGTGCATTGCCTCACCCAACAGCATCCGGCGTCTCGACCTTGACGGTGCACCTGGGCGCCCGGGCTCCTGCCCCGCGCTCGCCGTTCTTCCCTCGGGCCACCCGCAGTCGTATCGTCGGCAGCGGAGAATCCCAGATGTTAGCGCCGGCCGAACTGGTCAATCTTCACCGTTATCCAATCGATGACCTGTCATCCGAGCCGGCACGCCGCCTGGCGCTTCAGTGCCGGCGGCAACTCGATGAAACAGGTGCGTGCGAGCTGCCCGAATTTCTCACCCGTAACGGGGTCGCGAAGCTGGTGCAGGAGGGGGACGCGCTTTCGCCGCTTGCCTATCACAGCGTCGTCACCGGGACCGCCTACCTGGAGGTCCCGGACGAATCGTGGCCGGCTGACCACCCGCGCCGCTTCTTTGATCAGACCTCCGTGGGGGTGATCGCATACGACCAGTTTCCCGCGCATTCGGCGCTTCGGGGGCTCTACGAATGGGACGGGTTGATGGACTTTATAGCGGCGGCGCTCGCCAAGGACCGTCTGTATCGCTACGCGGATCCCATGGGCGCGCTGAACCTGGCGGTGATGGGCGCGGGCCAGCGGCTTCACTGGCATTACGACCAGACCGACTTCGTGACCTCGATTGCACTGCGCGCCTCGGAGCGCGGCGGTGATTTTGAATACGTGCCGCTCATCCGGAGCGCGACCGACGAGAACTATCCGCGGGTGAAGCGTCTTTTCGAGGGTTCCCCGGAGGGCACCGTCCGAGTGCCGATGCAGCCGGGCACGCTGCTGCTGTTCGAAGGCCGCAATTCGATACATCGCGTCACCCCGATTCATGGCGACACTACCCGCCTGGTTGCGCTACTCGCGTATGACACCAAACCGGGCACGCGGAGCAGCAAGATTCTGCAGATGGCGCGGTATGGGCGAACGGCGTAGGCGCCGGCCCGCCGCGGGGATCCGCCGCGAACGTGATCTGCTAGGCGAGCTCGAGGTACCCGCCCACGCGCTCTACGGCATTCACACTATGCGTTCGCTGAACAATCTGAGCTTTTCCGGCCGCAAGCTCGGCGACTATCCCATGTACGTCGGCTCCCTCGCCGTGGTGAAGAAGGCGGCAGCCCGCGCCAACCGCGATGCCGCCGTGCTTCCGGCCCGGCTCGCCCGCGCGATCGAGTCTGCGTGTGACGCGCTGATTCGCGGCGAACACCCGGAGCAGTTTCCGGTGGACATGCTTGGTGGTGGTGGCGAAATCGCCGTCAACATGAACCTTAACGAGGTGATTGCGAACCTCGCCAACCAGTCGCTGGGCGAACGCCGCGGCGGCTACGCGCCGGTACATCCCAAGACTCACGTAAACGCATCGCAGTCTACCTCGGAGGTCTGTCACTCGGCGGCGCGAATCGCGCTGGTGCAGATGTGGCAAGCTCTCGAGAGTGCGCTCGACGGCTGCGCCGCGGCCCTCGACACCAGCGCGCGCGAATTTGCGGCGGTCATGACTCTCGCGCGCACCTGTCTGCGCGATGCCGAAGCGACCTCGCTGGGAGAATTCTTTGGCGGACAGGCGCAGGCGGTAAGACGCCGCGCCCGTGAGCTCGGGCGCAGCATTGGGTCCCTACGATGGATTAACCTCGGCGGAACCGCGATCGGTTCGGGGCGCGGCGCGCCGGCGCCCTATCGGGCGCGGGTTTTGCGCCATGCTCGCGAGATCACCGGGATCGCGCTGCGGACCCGGGCGAATCTGTATGATGCGGCGCAGAATCTCGACGACCTCGGCGCAGTCGCCGCCCAGCTTGCGCTCCTGGCCGAGGTACTGATCAAAATTGCGGCGGATCTTCGTCTCCTGTCCTCGGGTCCAGACGGTGGGTTTGGTGAACTGAACCTGCCCGCAGTGCAGGAAGGTTCCTCCTTCTTTCCCGGTAAGATAAATCCTTCGGTTCCCGAAACCATGCTGCAGTGCTGCTTTCAGGTGCTCGGGTGCGAGCGATCGGTTCGTCTCGCGGTGGAGCGTGGCGAGCTCAATCTCAACATCTTTGCCGCGGCGGCGGTGACCAACCTGTTCGACATGATTTCGATGCTACAGCGGGCTTTAGTGCTCTTGGTCGAGCGCTGTCTGCAGGGCATGACGGCGAACGCCGAGCGCTGCGGCGCTCTCGCCACTCGCGCAATCGTAAGGATAGCGATTTAATCGATCTTACACTGGCAACAAGCCGTAAAAACTCAATAGCATCGTAACAATATCGGCCTACTCCACCTGAGAAGGCGCATACTGGGGAGGACGTTTTATGGCGGTACTGTCGGACTCGGAACGAAAGCTGATCAATGCCTATTGGCGCGCGGCCAACTACCTGACGCTGGGGCAAATCTACCTTCTCGAAAATCCGCTGCTTAAAGAGCGGCTTACCGCCGATCACATCAAGAAGCGGCTGCTCGGCCACTGGGGCACGTCGCCCGGCCTCAATTTCATGTACGTCCATCTAAATCGCGCAATCGTCAAGCGCGATCTCAATA
This region includes:
- a CDS encoding agmatine deiminase family protein, with the translated sequence MPPIPDDHRKRLAGYRMPAEWEPHLATYIVWPHNLDTWPGNFDPIPGVFAKMAAAIAACEPLRVLIKHPDAIETVRAMIREAARDETVMAGIDLFHLDTNDSWIRDHGPIFVNRTELRGPGPGQIALDWNFNSWGEKYGAFDLDDVVPRQLGGRYHFETIEPGIVLEGGSIDLNGMGTLMTTESCLLNRNRNPHLSREQIEDYLKSYLGATNILWLGDGIAGDDTDGHIDDLARFVAPDTVVTVVEEDPADVNYRVLQDNLNRLRTMRDERGAALKIETLPMPPALVYEGTRLPASYANFYIANGAVVMPTFDCPADAVATATLSRLFAGRRVVGIPATELVWGLGAVHCLTQQHPASRP
- a CDS encoding carbon-nitrogen hydrolase, which encodes LTLGLVQMSCTSEPSRNLDKAITQIEDAARRGAQVVCLQELFRSQYPCQVEDPKFFDLAEPIPGPSTAALGQIAAARKIVVVASLFERRAAGVYHNTAVVIGSNGDLIGRYRKMHIPDDPRYYEKFYFTPGDLDFVAHPTAYGTMGVLVCWDQWFPEAARLTAMAGAQVLFYPTAIGWWHGETPDDRVKMLEAWKTIQRSHAIANGVYVAAVNRTGVEDDLEFWGSSFVVDPFGEVVASAGTSREETLVVECDLGKIERTRRNWPFLRDRRIDAYGDLTRRFRS
- a CDS encoding lyase family protein; this encodes MGERRRRRPAAGIRRERDLLGELEVPAHALYGIHTMRSLNNLSFSGRKLGDYPMYVGSLAVVKKAAARANRDAAVLPARLARAIESACDALIRGEHPEQFPVDMLGGGGEIAVNMNLNEVIANLANQSLGERRGGYAPVHPKTHVNASQSTSEVCHSAARIALVQMWQALESALDGCAAALDTSAREFAAVMTLARTCLRDAEATSLGEFFGGQAQAVRRRARELGRSIGSLRWINLGGTAIGSGRGAPAPYRARVLRHAREITGIALRTRANLYDAAQNLDDLGAVAAQLALLAEVLIKIAADLRLLSSGPDGGFGELNLPAVQEGSSFFPGKINPSVPETMLQCCFQVLGCERSVRLAVERGELNLNIFAAAAVTNLFDMISMLQRALVLLVERCLQGMTANAERCGALATRAIVRIAI